Part of the Pirellulales bacterium genome is shown below.
CTGGACAGAAATCCGCCGAGCGCTCGGGGAGCCATGAAAATCAGAGGACCGTATGTGCTTTCTTGGTTGGCATCCAGCAGATGTATTTGCCGGTGGCGCACGGAGAAGGTCGATTTGTAGCACGGGATGATGCAACATTGAATCAGCTTCAAGCCGCCGGTCGATTGGCGCTGCGATATGCGCCGTTGTCAGCGATTGACAATCCGTCTTGCTCAATTTCGCTGGATCAATCGCTGCCATTTCCGGATAACCCCAATGGTTCGCAATTGAACGTCGCAGGGATGTGCGATGAAACCGGTCGTATCTTCGGCTTGATGCCGCACCCCGAGCGACACATTGATCGCACGCAGCATCCCCGTTGGACGCGCGGCGACGCGGGTGAGGTGGGTGATGGGTTGCGGGTATTTCAAAATGCCGTGCGGTTTTTTCAGTGACACGAAGTCCGCCGATAATAAACGCCGCAATTCCCTTCCGAGCTGCACCCAGGAGCAAGCTGGACCGAGCGCTTCCTGGCGGGCGCATCTCGGATACGCGGTGGCGATCGAGGGCCTGGAAATGACTCGATGCCTTGAGAGCGATCATGCCTGATCCGTTGGATTGGATTGATGATGAGTTGACAGCGCTCGATGCGCAGCATTTGCGACGTGGGCTCGTGACTCGCGAAGGGCCTCAAGATGCGGTCGTCACGGTCGGGCAATCACACAACTTGATCAATTTCGGGTCGAACGATTATTTGGGCTTGGCGGCGGATCGACGGTTGAACGACGCTGCAGCGATCGTGGCGCAGAACGAAGGCTGGGGGGCTGGCGCAAGTCCGCTCGTCGCGGGCCGATCGCTTTCGCACGAGCAGCTTGAGCGACGCTTAGCGGAGTTCAAGGGTGCCGAAGCGGGGCTAGTCTTTAGCTCCGGTTTCGCGGCCAATGTCGGCACGGTGGCGGCGCTCGTCGAGCGCGGCGACGCCATTTTTTCCGACGCCAATAACCATGCCAGCTTGATTGATGGCTGCCGCTTGTCGCGGGCCGAAGTTCACATTTACCGCCATGCGGACGTCGATCACCTAGCCGAATTGCTGTCGGCCACAGGCCGCTATCGGCGTCGATTGATCGTGACCGATGCCCTGTTCAGCATGGATGGCGATTTAGCGCCGTTGCCGCAAATCGCTGCGCTTGCTGCCCAGCACGGGGCAATGCTGATGGTCGATGAGGCGCATGCGACCGGCGTGTTCGGCCAGCGCGGGCGAGGCGTGTCGGAGCATCTCGGCGTGGAAGATGCGATCCACGTTCAC
Proteins encoded:
- the bioF gene encoding 8-amino-7-oxononanoate synthase, translating into MPDPLDWIDDELTALDAQHLRRGLVTREGPQDAVVTVGQSHNLINFGSNDYLGLAADRRLNDAAAIVAQNEGWGAGASPLVAGRSLSHEQLERRLAEFKGAEAGLVFSSGFAANVGTVAALVERGDAIFSDANNHASLIDGCRLSRAEVHIYRHADVDHLAELLSATGRYRRRLIVTDALFSMDGDLAPLPQIAALAAQHGAMLMVDEAHATGVFGQRGRGVSEHLGVEDAIHVHMGTLSKALGSTGGFVVGQQKLIDWLTNRARAYVFSTALSSPVAAATIAAIELVQSESQRRWQLLDRAGELRERLSAQGWNIGRSCAQIIPIYLGDAEQTMDLAQTLRGCGLFVPGIRPPSVPTGKSLLRISLTWLHTPAMLDTLLQALAAERH